The Sulfurimonas lithotrophica genome includes a region encoding these proteins:
- the kdsA gene encoding 3-deoxy-8-phosphooctulonate synthase: protein MILLSGPCVIESEENIFKIAKELEKYHNDDAIDFYFKASFDKANRTSLESFRGLGIDEGLRILQKVKDDFGYKVVTDVHESTQVAQVAEVVDMLQIPAFLCRQTDLLVACAQTDKKINIKKGQFLSADAMKYPALKILQTRGCNEATYENSKKHGLYLCERGNSFGYGNMVVDMRNLVMMREYAPVIFDATHSVQMPTAQDGKTGGDSSMVPYLAKGAAAVGVDGFFFETHFDPSIALSDGPNMIKLDELENLVEKIKKIQEI, encoded by the coding sequence ATGATATTACTTAGTGGACCTTGTGTTATAGAAAGTGAAGAAAATATTTTTAAAATTGCAAAAGAGTTAGAGAAGTATCATAATGACGATGCAATAGATTTTTACTTTAAAGCAAGTTTTGATAAAGCAAACCGTACATCTTTAGAGTCATTTCGTGGACTAGGGATAGATGAAGGTTTAAGAATTTTACAAAAAGTAAAAGATGACTTCGGATATAAAGTTGTAACAGACGTACACGAATCAACTCAGGTTGCTCAGGTTGCAGAGGTTGTAGATATGCTCCAAATTCCTGCATTTTTATGTCGTCAGACAGACCTTCTTGTTGCATGTGCACAAACAGATAAAAAGATAAACATCAAAAAAGGGCAGTTTTTAAGTGCAGATGCTATGAAATATCCTGCTTTAAAAATCTTGCAAACACGTGGATGTAATGAAGCAACATATGAGAACTCTAAAAAACATGGACTCTATCTGTGTGAGCGTGGAAACTCTTTTGGATACGGTAACATGGTTGTAGATATGCGTAACCTTGTTATGATGAGAGAATATGCACCGGTTATATTTGACGCAACTCACTCTGTTCAGATGCCAACTGCACAAGATGGTAAAACTGGTGGAGATAGCTCAATGGTTCCATATCTTGCTAAGGGTGCTGCTGCGGTAGGAGTTGATGGTTTCTTCTTTGAGACACACTTTGACCCAAGCATTGCACTAAGTGATGGACCAAATATGATAAAGCTTGATGAGTTAGAAAACTTAGTAGAAAAAATTAAAAAAATACAGGAGATATAA
- the trpB gene encoding tryptophan synthase subunit beta yields MSKSYLESHPDENGYFGKYGGAFIPPPLVEPFAEITKEYQKLKNDPEFIAELKYVRKHYQGRPTPISYAKNLTNHCGGAKIFLKREDLNHSGAHKLNHCMAEVILAKKLGKTKVIAETGAGQHGVALATAAAYFGLECEIHMGEVDIKKEHPNVVRMKILGANVIPATHGLKTLKEAVDSAFESYVPQADTALFCIGSVVGPHPFPMMVRDFQSVVGFESKEQFLEMEDKLPDAVIACVGGGSNAMGIFSGFIDDEDVALIGVEPMGRGVNLGEHAASLTYGEEGVMHGFNSKMLKDADGEPAPVYSIGSGIDYPSVGPEHAYLNEIGRSKVGLCTDEEAVDAFYKLSQLEGIIPALESAHAVAYAMKLAREIGPDKTILVNLSGRGDKDIDFVVENHPIPNAKF; encoded by the coding sequence ATGTCAAAATCTTATTTAGAATCACATCCGGATGAAAACGGTTATTTTGGAAAATATGGAGGAGCTTTTATTCCACCTCCTTTAGTAGAACCGTTTGCGGAGATTACAAAAGAATATCAAAAATTAAAAAATGACCCTGAATTTATTGCCGAACTAAAATATGTACGTAAACATTATCAAGGTCGTCCAACGCCTATATCTTACGCTAAAAACCTTACCAATCACTGCGGGGGAGCAAAAATATTTTTAAAACGTGAAGACTTAAACCACTCGGGTGCACATAAACTTAACCATTGTATGGCTGAGGTAATACTAGCCAAAAAACTTGGCAAAACAAAAGTTATAGCTGAGACCGGTGCAGGACAACATGGTGTAGCCCTTGCAACAGCTGCAGCGTACTTTGGGCTAGAGTGTGAGATACATATGGGTGAGGTCGATATTAAAAAAGAGCATCCAAATGTTGTACGTATGAAGATTTTAGGTGCAAACGTTATCCCTGCAACTCACGGATTAAAAACGTTAAAAGAAGCAGTTGACTCTGCATTTGAATCTTATGTACCACAAGCAGATACTGCACTCTTTTGTATAGGAAGTGTAGTTGGTCCGCATCCGTTTCCTATGATGGTAAGGGATTTTCAGTCTGTTGTAGGTTTTGAATCAAAAGAACAGTTTTTAGAGATGGAAGATAAACTGCCCGATGCTGTTATTGCCTGTGTAGGAGGCGGTAGTAACGCTATGGGTATATTCTCTGGTTTTATTGATGATGAAGATGTAGCATTAATTGGGGTTGAGCCTATGGGTCGCGGAGTAAACTTAGGTGAACATGCAGCTTCACTTACATATGGAGAAGAGGGTGTTATGCATGGATTTAACTCTAAAATGCTAAAAGATGCCGATGGTGAGCCTGCACCTGTATATTCTATTGGAAGTGGGATTGATTATCCTTCAGTTGGGCCTGAACATGCGTACTTAAATGAGATAGGGCGTAGTAAAGTCGGGCTGTGTACAGATGAAGAAGCCGTAGATGCATTTTATAAACTCTCTCAACTTGAAGGTATCATACCTGCACTTGAATCTGCCCACGCCGTAGCATATGCTATGAAGCTGGCTCGTGAGATTGGTCCGGATAAAACCATACTTGTAAACTTAAGTGGACGCGGTGATAAAGATATAGATTTCGTAGTTGAGAACCATCCTATACCAAACGCTAAATTTTAA
- a CDS encoding DMT family transporter has protein sequence MNRLKNMNKGVKYMLVASFTFAIMGAFAKLASAHMSSLEVVFFRNVFGVAIIAYAIYKKPLQSKGGKPFLLLFRGTMGFVALLAFFYNIAHIPLGDAMTWSKTSPIFTAIFAWAFLSEHLSKKAWFAIFIGFIGIVFITEPTNIGFTKYDALGLFSGIGAALAYTSIRELKKHYDTRAIVLSFMGVGTAGPIILFFASEFFYMPSLDFMLGEFVMPSGIVWFYVIAMGVLATISQLLMTKAYSETKAGIVGAVSYTNILFSIIVGVMLGDALPSLSVSTGIVLVVLAGILVARAK, from the coding sequence ATGAACAGACTTAAGAATATGAATAAAGGCGTCAAGTATATGCTTGTAGCCTCTTTTACTTTTGCCATTATGGGAGCATTTGCAAAACTTGCTTCTGCACATATGTCATCACTTGAAGTTGTTTTTTTCAGAAATGTTTTTGGTGTAGCAATTATCGCATATGCTATATACAAAAAACCACTCCAAAGTAAGGGCGGTAAGCCTTTTTTACTTTTATTTCGCGGGACTATGGGTTTTGTTGCACTTCTAGCTTTTTTTTATAATATTGCACATATCCCACTCGGAGATGCAATGACCTGGTCTAAAACCTCACCAATCTTTACAGCTATATTTGCTTGGGCTTTTTTATCTGAACACTTAAGCAAAAAAGCATGGTTTGCTATTTTTATAGGATTTATCGGTATTGTATTTATTACAGAGCCTACAAATATAGGTTTTACAAAGTATGATGCGCTAGGTCTTTTTAGCGGGATAGGGGCAGCCCTGGCTTACACCTCGATTAGAGAGCTTAAAAAACATTATGATACGCGAGCTATAGTGTTATCGTTTATGGGTGTGGGAACCGCCGGACCGATAATTTTATTTTTTGCATCTGAATTTTTTTATATGCCAAGCCTTGATTTTATGCTTGGAGAGTTTGTGATGCCAAGCGGGATAGTTTGGTTTTATGTGATTGCAATGGGTGTACTTGCGACTATTTCTCAACTTCTTATGACAAAGGCTTATTCTGAGACAAAAGCAGGAATTGTCGGAGCCGTATCATATACAAATATTTTGTTTTCTATCATTGTAGGGGTTATGCTCGGAGATGCCCTGCCTAGTTTATCCGTAAGTACGGGTATAGTTCTTGTAGTACTCGCAGGTATCTTGGTCGCAAGGGCAAAGTAA
- a CDS encoding TerB family tellurite resistance protein, with protein MGNIIVLAILGAVFYYIFKSYARYTAYSQEAFKNFSVSYESIKQSDLGLFVALVAKVAKADGKVDSLEAELVGIMFDDISSVFPEPEKTKDILKRIFSEEKNRLDDLEEIAHRLGSAIKRDRAKQQQFMGFLIQLAFVDGEVSENEDRVLQTIAEAFEFDPNAYHAIFDQFEQMIKNVHPKENIEDAYKLLGVDANDDMATIKKAYRKLVRQYHPDIIKAQGKDDAYMQEATAKTQEINQAYELIKEKRK; from the coding sequence ATGGGTAACATTATCGTACTGGCTATTTTAGGAGCCGTTTTTTATTATATATTTAAATCGTATGCGAGATATACGGCTTACTCCCAAGAAGCATTTAAAAATTTTTCCGTCTCATACGAGTCTATAAAACAAAGTGATTTAGGACTTTTTGTAGCACTTGTCGCAAAAGTTGCAAAGGCTGATGGCAAAGTCGATTCACTCGAAGCTGAACTTGTAGGAATTATGTTTGATGATATCTCATCGGTATTTCCTGAACCTGAGAAAACAAAAGATATATTAAAGCGTATCTTCTCAGAAGAAAAAAACAGACTGGATGACTTAGAAGAGATAGCTCACAGACTTGGTTCTGCGATAAAAAGAGATCGAGCAAAACAACAGCAATTTATGGGATTTTTAATTCAGCTTGCATTTGTAGATGGTGAAGTAAGTGAAAATGAAGATAGAGTTTTACAAACTATAGCCGAAGCTTTTGAGTTTGATCCAAATGCATACCATGCTATATTTGATCAGTTTGAGCAAATGATTAAAAATGTCCATCCTAAAGAAAACATTGAAGATGCTTATAAACTTTTAGGCGTAGATGCAAACGATGATATGGCTACAATCAAAAAAGCATATAGAAAACTAGTACGTCAGTATCATCCGGATATTATAAAAGCACAAGGCAAAGATGATGCTTATATGCAAGAAGCTACTGCTAAAACACAAGAGATAAATCAAGCATATGAACTTATAAAAGAAAAAAGAAAATAA
- the ribH gene encoding 6,7-dimethyl-8-ribityllumazine synthase produces the protein MNLIEGKLRVNGGKKVAIVSTRWNHFIVDRLVEGAADAFARHGGEAADLTHVLAPGAFELPMVVEKLLASGKYDAVCALGAVIRGATPHFDYVSAEATKGIASVSLKYQKPVSFGLLTTDTIEQAIERAGTKAGNKGFEAMTTVIELLDLYENM, from the coding sequence ATGAATTTAATTGAGGGAAAGTTAAGAGTTAACGGTGGTAAAAAAGTTGCTATAGTTAGTACGAGATGGAATCATTTCATAGTTGACAGATTAGTTGAGGGTGCTGCTGATGCATTTGCTCGCCACGGTGGTGAAGCTGCAGATTTAACTCACGTTTTAGCACCTGGTGCATTTGAATTACCAATGGTAGTCGAGAAACTTTTAGCATCTGGAAAGTATGACGCTGTATGTGCTTTAGGTGCAGTTATTCGCGGTGCTACTCCGCACTTTGATTATGTATCAGCTGAGGCTACAAAAGGTATCGCTAGTGTTAGTTTAAAATACCAAAAACCTGTATCTTTTGGACTTTTAACTACTGATACTATCGAGCAGGCAATCGAGCGTGCAGGTACAAAAGCAGGTAACAAAGGTTTTGAAGCTATGACTACGGTTATAGAATTACTTGACTTATACGAGAATATGTAA